ACTGTTCGTGCTGGTGCTGCTGGCGGCGTTCGTGATGACGCTGGTGCTGTTCGGCACCGTCGGTGGGATTAACCTGATGTACCCCACCGTCGCGGTGGAAGGATCGGATAGCTTTGATGCCATCAGCCGTAGCTTTAGCTACGTATTTGCCCGGCCGTGGCGCACGTTGCTCTACTCGGCCATCGCGCTCGCCTACGGGGCGTTGACGTACCTGTTCGCCCGGCTGTTCATCGTTGTCATGCTGATGCTTGCCCACGGGTCGGTCGGTTGGTTCCTTGGCCGGACGCACCAGCCCAACGGCTACTGGGATGGCGTGCCTGCAGTCACGCGTTCAGGCGAGGCCGTCAACGCTGCTGGCAATTCCATGTGGCCGACGCCCCGCTACGACTCGCTAACCTATGACATCCCCTTCGCCGGCCTGAAGTGGAGCGAGGACATCGCCGCCAGCCTGATCGCATTCTGGGTGTACCTGACAATCTCCCTGCTGGGCGCGTACCTGATCAGCTTCTACTTCTCGGCCAACACGATTATCTATTATCTGCTCCGCCGAGAGGTGGATGCGACGGACATGGACGACGTTTACGTCGAACAAGCCGACGAGGACTTCAGCGACGCCCCGTTGGACAGTTCCACCGCTCCCGCAGCCGCGGAGGCACCCGTAGGTGGCGCGCCGGCCAGTGAGTCGGCGAAGCTGTCAAACGTGCGGATCTACTCGAACCCGGATGCGTCCCCCCCGTCCACGGCCGGGTCCGCTGACCCCGTGGAACCACCCCCGTCGCAGACGCCACCGAACACGCCTCCGACGACCTAAGGCCGGCCTTGCCCCTCTCCCGGTACTCCGGGAGAGGCTGGGTGAGGGTGATTGCGAACTGCGGACCCACAGCAGTTTTGATCGCCCTCATCCAGCCACTTAAGGCTTACCGGAAGATCGGAGCAGATGGAGCATCACGAAAACACGCCAGTTACACAGAATTAGTCCCCGATTTTACCGGCCAGTATAGTCCCACAATCTTGACACCGACGACGTTCGCGTTACACTTTTCGATTCTTCCGCGGCGAGGCGATGGTCGCAGCACGGGAAGCATTGCCTTCCAGTGGTGCAGTATCAGCCTCGCGGACGGCGGTTTTTGACAGATAGAGAAGAAGAGGATTCATGAGCACGTATTTCCCCAAGCCGGGCGAAGTCGCTCCCAACTGGCACGTGGTTGACGCCACCGGTCAGGTCCTGGGCCGGCTTGCTTCCAAGATCGCCGTCATCCTGCAGGGCAAGCACAAGCCGACCTACACGCCCCACGTGGACACCGGCGACTTCGTGATCGTCCTGAACGCCGACAAGGTCAAGGTCACCGGTCGCAAGGCCGACGTGATCGAGTACGACACCTACTCGCGTTACCCGGGCGGCCGTCACCTGTACTCGTACAAGCGCATGAACGAGCAGCACCCCGAGCGCGTCGTGCAGCTGGCCGTGAAGCGCATGCTGCCCAAGAACAAGCTGAACCGCAACGTGCTGGGTCACCTGAAGATCTACAAGGGCACCGACCACCCGCACGCCGCTCAGCAACCGAAGGAACTGAAACTCTCGTAAGGAATTGCGGAGTGGTGATCGCGATGGCGGATTGAAGAACGACCGTTGTAGTTTTCTTTAGTCCGCAATCGGCAATCCGAAATCCGCACTGAAACCATCATGGCTGAAACCACCGAAACCCCGACGACCACTCCCACCGCGACCACCGAAGCCCCTGCTGGCAAGCCCACCTACACGTGGGGTGTCGGCCGGCGCAAGACCGCCGTTGCCCGCGTGCGCATTGCGCCGGGCACCGGCAAGGTCGAGATCAACGGCCGTGAGCTGAACGACTTCCTGACCGGCGAGCGCGACCGCAAGAGCATCTTCGGCCCGCTGGAGGTCACCAACACCGGTGGCAAGATCGACGTCTTCGCCCGCTGCAACGGTGGTGGCGCGACCGGTCAGGCCGGCGCGATCGTCATGGGTCTGGGCCGTGCCCTGGCCAAGTACGACAGCACTCTGGAAGTGCCCCTTCGCCAGGGCGGCTTCCTGACCCGCGACAGCCGTATGAAGGAACGCAAGAAGTACGGCCAGCGCGGCGCCCGCCGGAAGTTCCAGTTCAGCAAGCGATAATTCGCTGGCTGTTTCTGCGAGACAACGCAATCGACGTTCGGAACCCGAGGGTATTTACCCTTGGGTTCCGTCGTTTACGTAGCTGCGGGACTGTTACCCATCCTCCTCCTCTCTTTGGTTCCTCGGGAGAGGCTGGGTGAGAATGACTCGATCTTGAGGAACTACCCCAAGCACGAGCGACCGCTCCCATCGGCGTTTAGCCGCCCACCGCTAGCGGCGAGCGCAGGTCCGGCGTAGACTGGCGGGCGAAAACGATGCCCTCGTAGCTCAATTGGATAGAGCGATGCTTTCCTAAAGCATAGGTTACAGGTTCGATCCCTGTCGGGGGCACTGACCTTTCCCGTCCTTCACTTCTTGACCCTATGGCTAGATGGCGTGCAGAAGCGCTCCGACGCTTCCCCGAAATGCGAGACACTATTCAGTCCGCCCGCAGCGTGATGGCTTTGTGGGTCGAGTTGAACTGCCGGTTCCAGACCGCTTATGCAGGTACGACACCCGACGACGCGTTGGTCGACGCGGTATACGCATATGCCGAGTGGTGTATGCGAGCACGGCGCAACGCCGCAGCGGAGCACGATCCATGCACCGCTGCAACGGTCGCGTTCTACGAGCACATCCCAACGATCCCGGCGGCGCGGCAAGACATGCCGCGGTGGTTACGGCCTACAGACGTCGTCAAACTTCGCGACGCATTCACATACTTGATCGGCAATCAAGAGTACGACGCTCTACTTAGGTTCGCACCGGTTCCGCTCTCGGCTTTCCTGAATTGATTCGGCTTTGCTATTTGTCCGTGCGCAAAGCAGCGCCGCGGGCGACGTCGATCAGATGTTCGATCTGGGGTTCGTCGTCAGAGTCGGGGGGGTAGGCGTCGATGGGACGGCGGGCGGGTGTCACCAGTTCATCGTCGGCGGTAGCCGTGTACGGCTCATCAATGTCACTGGTGATCCGGAGCATCAAGACCCTTCTGAACTTTCCAACCGTCACTCGCGGCAAGGCCGCGAACGCTGCTTGCATAATATCGGCTGTTGATGGGCCTGAAGTCAAACGCAAAGCACTTTTACTGCCTCGACTGTTTACTCCGTCCGCGTCGCGCTACGCGCGACGCCGCGGGCGGAGCAGCCAGGCCGCTTCCTGCCTTGCCGCCTTGCCGATTGCAGCCACCAGTGCCAATTCGGGTGAGCCGTCGCAGAACGCGCGGGCAACCGCGTGCAGGGCGGCCAGTGGAAATGCCGGCGTGTTGGTGATCACGTAGATCGATTCCCACGCGTCGGGGTGCATCTTCGCACGGAAGGCTTCCAGTCCATCGAAGTGATAGAACCGCCGGCCGTGCGCGTGAGCCCAAGCGGTCAGAAGGCGAAACCAGCGCGGGTTGGCCGCCATTTGCTGGCGTGCATGGTAGGAGAGCGCGACGAGGCCCAGCGTTGCGTACGTCGCGCCGCCTCGGGCCAGCTCCGTCATCGCGGCGTCGATCAATAGTTCGGCGGTGCCGTTGGGGGCATTGGCGCCGCGGGCGATTTCTTCGATCAGATAACCTTGCCGTGTGACGACCGGCGATGCGACGAGGAACGCGACCGCTTTCCCCTCGCGCTTAGCGACCGAAAGCACGCGGTCGCGCATCTCACCGTCCAGCACGTTCGGTTCGACCAGGAAGTGCATCGGCGGCAGGCCGTGGCGATCGAGCCACTCGCGCAGCACGTTGCGCAGGTCCTGCCGACCGGCGGCATCGCAAGGGTCGCAGCGTTCGATCGTAACGCCCTTATTGCGCGCCCGGTGCAACTGCGCGCGCAACGATCGGCGGCCCTTCACCACTGCGGGCCACGCGCGCGGGTCCCACACTGGTTCGGCCCCGATGGTGATAATGGAATGTCCCGAATCGTGCGCGAGCACGTTGCGCAATCGCTCCGCAGCGCACACGTAACACACTCGGCACCCCACCGCGCTGGCCGCGGCTGCGAACTCGGTCGTCGCGGCGGCAAGTTCGCTTGCATCACAGACCGGCGCGCCGGCCGCTACCCACCATCTGCCCTTCCGCACGTACCCCACCACAGCTGTCCGCGTTGGCGACAGCCAGTATGAAAAACCGGGATTCAAGATTTGATACGCGGTCGAATTCCACCCATACCGCATCACGAGGTCGCGCACGCTCGGATCAGAAAATGACATTGCACCCGCGTGTCGCTTCGTTTCGCTGCTCACCCCACCAAATCGCCCTACCGTCCGACGTCAACGCCGGGTCAGACTAAAGCATCCCCAGATCCAGCAGCGCGGCCTCGCTCATGCGGCTCTTGTCCCACGTCGGCTCCCAGACCAGCACAACCTCGGCATCGGTGACGCCATCGACGGCCTTGATCTTGTTCGCCACCTCGTTGGGCAGCGTGCCGGCGACCGGGCATCCCGGCGCGGTCAGCGTCATCTCGACCACGACGGAATTCTCTGGCTTGATGTCGATCTTGTAGATCAGCCCCAGTTCGTAAATGTTGACCGGGATTTCCGGGTCATACACCGTGCTGATGGCGGCCACGATCTTGCCTTCCAGCAGTTTCTGATCGACCGTGACCGCGTTCGACGCGTGGCCGGGACCGGAGGTGGGCATCTGCGACGACGGCGAGGCTTGTTGTTCCTGCATCATCTCTCGCTTCATCTGGTCGACCTTGCCGCTGTTGGGCAGGACGGTGAGCGGAACGGGTTCGTGCGTGCGGTAGTCGGCCATGGTTATCACTCGGGTTGCATCAGTTTGATCGCCTCGGATCGAATTCGCCGGACCATGCCTTCCAGCCCATTCCGGCGACCGAGGCTCAGGTGCTGGTCGAGGCCGAGGCTGCGCAGGAACGCTTCGACGTCGAACGCGATGATGTCCTTTGCGCTCTGGCCGGCGTACACGCGTTGCAGCAGCGCGACCAGCCCGCGCACCAGCGGCGCATCGCTGGCGGCCAGGAAGTCGAGCGAATCCTTCGTGTCGGGCCGCCGGCGGGCGACCAAGTGAACCAGGCTCATGCAGCCATGCACGCGATTGGCTTCCGTCTGAAACACGGCCGGCATCGGGGGGATCTTGTCGCCCAGTTCGATGACGTACGTGTCGCGCTGCGTCCAGTCGCCGAGGAATTCGAAGTCTTCCACGAGCGCGTCTGCCGCCTGCTTGGGCGTTGCGGCTGCGGGCTCGGGCCACTTGGCATCGGTGGGCGTGCCGGCGATGCGCTCACCATCCGTCGCCTTCACCGCCTTCGCAGCGGCGACGATCTTCTTCAGGCCCGTCACCAGCGTGTCGATGTCCGCGATCGTGTTGTACATCGCCAGCGAGGCGCGGGCGGTCGAACCGATCTCGAACCGGTCCATCACCGGCTGGCAACAATGGTGACCGGTGCGGATGGCGACGCCTTCGCGGTTCAATGCGTGGCCGATCTCGTAGGTGCTGATCTTCGGGTCCTCCAGGACGAACGAGATCACGCTTCCCTTCTTCTTGGCGGTGCCGATGATGCGCAGCCCCGGCACCTCCAGAATCGCGGCCGTCGCGTACTTCAGCAGCGAGGTTTCGTGAGCGACGACGCCGTCGAAGCCGACGCGCGTCACGTAATCGATGGCCGCGCCCAGGCCCACCACGCCAGCGATGTCGGGCGTGCCGGCCTCGAACTTACTGGGGATCTGCGCGTAGGTCGTCTTCTCGAACGACACCGACTCGATCATGTCGCCGCCGCCCTGGTACGGCGGCATCTTATCCAGCACCTCGCGCCGGCCGTAGAGCACACCGATGCCGGTGGGGCCGAACAGCTTGTGACCGCTGAACGCGTAGAAGTCGACGCCGAGGTCCTGCACGTCGGTCGGCCCGTGGGCGACCCATTGCGCGCCGTCGCAGAAGACGACAGCGCCGGCGTCGTGGGCGAGCGTGGTCATCGTCTTTACATCGTTGATCGTGCCGAGCGAGTTGGACAGGTGCACGATCGATACGATCTTCACCCGCCCGCCGGCCAGGATCTCCTCGTACTCGTCCAGCAGCAGTTCACCGGCGTCGGTCATCGGGATGACGCGCAGCTTGGCGCCCACCTGCTCGCAGAGCATCTGCCACGGCACGATGTTTGAGTGGTGCTCCATCGCGCTGACGACGACCTCGTCACCGCCTTTGAGGAACGAGCGCCCGTACGATGCCGCCACCAAGTTCACGCCCTCGGTGGTGCCGCGCGTGTAGATGATCTCGGCGGCCTCGCGGGCGTTGATGAACCGCCGGGCCTTCTCGCGGGTGGCCTCGTAGGCCTCGGTGGCGCGCAGGCTCAGGTCGTAAACGCCGCGGTGGATGTTGGCGTTGGTGTGCTCGTAGAACCCGCTGATCGCGTCGATGACGACCTGCGGCTTTTGCGTGGTGGCGCCGTTGTCGAGGTAGACGAGCGGCTTGCCCGAGCTGTGCGGCAGGAACAGGATCGGAAAGTCCGCCCGCACGAACTCCGGATCGAACACGGGCACGCTGGCGGGCGCGAGGTTGGGGCTTTCGGGTTTGGTCATCGGTCGACACCGTCGCTTTCGGCACGCAGGCCATCGAACGACGTATTGTAGCACCGCCGGATCGGTGAACCTAGGACGTACGGCCGTTTATGAGCCAACCGGGACAGCCGCGAAGTCCACGCCGCAGTTCACTCGTGCAGCGCGTGGTCGGCCGGCAGGTCTTGGCCGCACCACACCTTGCGGGCGGTCCAGTCGGTTGCGGGGCAGGCCCAGAACCCATCGGTCCCAGGGAGGCCTAGCGGCAGGAACGCGGTCGAGCACAGGTAGAGGCTGCCGGTGCCAATGTAGCTCTCGCCGAGCGACGGCTGGGCGCCGCAGAGGCCGCGCTGGAGCCAGCCGTTGGCAT
This region of Tepidisphaeraceae bacterium genomic DNA includes:
- the rpsI gene encoding 30S ribosomal protein S9; this encodes MAETTETPTTTPTATTEAPAGKPTYTWGVGRRKTAVARVRIAPGTGKVEINGRELNDFLTGERDRKSIFGPLEVTNTGGKIDVFARCNGGGATGQAGAIVMGLGRALAKYDSTLEVPLRQGGFLTRDSRMKERKKYGQRGARRKFQFSKR
- a CDS encoding SufE family protein encodes the protein MTGLKKIVAAAKAVKATDGERIAGTPTDAKWPEPAAATPKQAADALVEDFEFLGDWTQRDTYVIELGDKIPPMPAVFQTEANRVHGCMSLVHLVARRRPDTKDSLDFLAASDAPLVRGLVALLQRVYAGQSAKDIIAFDVEAFLRSLGLDQHLSLGRRNGLEGMVRRIRSEAIKLMQPE
- the rplM gene encoding 50S ribosomal protein L13, translating into MSTYFPKPGEVAPNWHVVDATGQVLGRLASKIAVILQGKHKPTYTPHVDTGDFVIVLNADKVKVTGRKADVIEYDTYSRYPGGRHLYSYKRMNEQHPERVVQLAVKRMLPKNKLNRNVLGHLKIYKGTDHPHAAQQPKELKLS
- a CDS encoding SUF system Fe-S cluster assembly protein; translation: MADYRTHEPVPLTVLPNSGKVDQMKREMMQEQQASPSSQMPTSGPGHASNAVTVDQKLLEGKIVAAISTVYDPEIPVNIYELGLIYKIDIKPENSVVVEMTLTAPGCPVAGTLPNEVANKIKAVDGVTDAEVVLVWEPTWDKSRMSEAALLDLGML
- a CDS encoding DUF2156 domain-containing protein encodes the protein MSFSDPSVRDLVMRYGWNSTAYQILNPGFSYWLSPTRTAVVGYVRKGRWWVAAGAPVCDASELAAATTEFAAAASAVGCRVCYVCAAERLRNVLAHDSGHSIITIGAEPVWDPRAWPAVVKGRRSLRAQLHRARNKGVTIERCDPCDAAGRQDLRNVLREWLDRHGLPPMHFLVEPNVLDGEMRDRVLSVAKREGKAVAFLVASPVVTRQGYLIEEIARGANAPNGTAELLIDAAMTELARGGATYATLGLVALSYHARQQMAANPRWFRLLTAWAHAHGRRFYHFDGLEAFRAKMHPDAWESIYVITNTPAFPLAALHAVARAFCDGSPELALVAAIGKAARQEAAWLLRPRRRA